The genome window CCTGCTGCAACGCCAGTTGCCGTTGTTCCGGGGACGGCAACTCTCCGGCACAAAGGCCCGCCAGACCAATCAATCCGGCGGTCAGGATCATGAACCCACAAAGCTTCATACGCGGCTCATTGCACGTGTTTTACCCGGATGTCAGCCATTCTTCTTTTTCCGATCCACTTTGCCCGCGAAACGCTCTTTGTTGATGATGGCGCGCTTGTGCATGCAGCGGGCGATGAGTTCGGTCTCGTCCGAGGCCTCGACCTGCAACGTGACGATCTTGTCTTCCGCGTGAATGACGCGGGCGGTGCAGGTGACGGTATGGCCCGGCGGCGTGGGGGCCAGGTGGCGGATTTCGAGTTCCATGCCCACCGAGCTTTCACCGTCTTCCAAAGCGGGCCGGAGCGCCAGGCGTGCCGTTCGCTCCATGAAGTTGATGAGTGCGGGGGTGGACAATACCTCGGGCATGCCCGCCCCGGCGAAGTCAATGGTGTAGGGACGCTCCACACGAAACGTGATTTGCGCCGTCATGCCGATTCGAATTGTGTCTTTCATGTAATCGTTGTGACCAGCATAACGGAAGCTGGGAGTTTTTCAAAACTCAATTTCGCCAACTAACGGTTTCCTTTGTTGACACAAGAGCACAAAGCCGAAGCGCAAGCCTGCGGAGCGCCCCATTCCCCGATGCTGCTCGCCCCGCGCCTATTTCGCCAGGAAGACCTGCCCATGGGACCGGCGTGGACGGAGGTGCGCCGGCACATTGCGGCGAGCGCTGG of Verrucomicrobiota bacterium contains these proteins:
- a CDS encoding thioesterase family protein, whose amino-acid sequence is MKDTIRIGMTAQITFRVERPYTIDFAGAGMPEVLSTPALINFMERTARLALRPALEDGESSVGMELEIRHLAPTPPGHTVTCTARVIHAEDKIVTLQVEASDETELIARCMHKRAIINKERFAGKVDRKKKNG